In the Hevea brasiliensis isolate MT/VB/25A 57/8 chromosome 8, ASM3005281v1, whole genome shotgun sequence genome, tttgaaaaaaaaattatttttttattttagtattcttataattaaaatttattaaattcaatattaaattatttttaaatactcACTAGTAAtatttaaaaagtatttttttaacAGTAACGCCAAACATATTCATTAGTAATAATTTCTTGTGCAATCTTCActaaaagaataaaatttaatttttttttcaatatttaacaatattttggaaaatttaaatttcattttttttaaacaaaatcAAGTAACATTTTTAAATTAAAGAATGGAAATGGTGGAAATATGATAggagattcaaattcatttttcaatttgtgttattaaatttatgaatttaatgTTCAACTTAAAAAACATTAaaatcttatttattattattttgaaaaaaatacagaaaaatattttatgattTCACACTTTTATTAAGCGAGTCCAAAccctttttttatgaaattttgattcttctatatatatatatatatatatatatatatatatatatatatatatatatatatttcagacAAATCATGTAAGTTccatttaatttaaattgaaaaaggaaaaaaattaaataaaatatggaAAAGTATTATATGGcttcaaatttttattaaaagGGACATAATTTTTTTGACACTATAATATTTTTTCTTctacttcattttttttttaatttttacattataataaaaatttaaacacaTATtagttttattaattatatatgatttaaatattattatttatattatatacttaTAACTTGTTTATAATTTaataatgttaatttttttatataatatataaacacTAATTATTTTGTCAAAAGTATTAAGCatgtattaaaaattattttataaatctaaaaattaagaaatattatataatttttttatcacaaataaaaatttttgaagtcctaatatattatcataattttgcaacatatataatatgaaattgagattaattacaaaataattgAGCAAATTATTTGTTAATATGTAATAAAATTTTGTAAAACATTTTACTTGtgttgaaaaattcaaaattatataattttaatcagAAATAATAACATTTtgtaatttatttacaattttatgtGATTTTATACAAATTATCATAAAGCACCAAAGTATgaatagaaaatttcaataattacatcgaataaatatgtaaaattatatGATATTTTTATATACTTTTCTtacaattattaaaaaattattaacattaattaaaaaattaaactgaTTAATAGACAAAGCTCAAAAATTTATAAACTTGAATAAAATTTCtcccaaattttaaaatttattaattcaagATCACAAAACTGTTAAGCACCATCAGTAAGATAGCTGTTTAGTCAACGGTGAGATAaaattgacaaaaattaaaaaaatcagattaaatttccaaatttaaaaaaatataaatatttttttataattatctctATAAATTTTCAATGTAGCGTATAATTACTCATCGTGTGAGGGTGCGGCTGAATGGACACGTGGAGGATCGGGCAAGGGTGTGACAGCCTAGGGTGGGCCCTACAAATGATTTAAACGGTGGCTCCAACGTACCAACTAGAATTTGGCTGATTATGGGGAAAACTTAGCTTACAAATTACACTTTGCCAGTTGCCATTCAGTGTAATGCTATTTGCCTGCCCTACTATAAAGAGTAATGTGTGTTGCACATGAACGATGGTCCACTCTTCATTATCCTGTTTCCTCTCTTGTAAAAGGAATAATCATCATTATTTCTTCATGTTCTTGCTTTTTGTTGGttacaataatttttttaattaaaattataaattaacaattgtggttttatttaatatatttaaatttttaaaaaataaaaataattctttATATAAGAATAACAACGACATAGATTAagattgaaaattaattattttattcccatCTTATATAACACTAAAGTCAAGACGAAAGCTTCTCTCAGATATGGGTATAATTAATTTTCtgtgatattttttaaaaatttattattatataatataaatttattaattttaaaaaaattataagtgaGAAACATAATCATAATAATAtctaaaatcaaattttaattaaaattttaccattaacaaaatatatcacaataattcTTTGTTCCTTTTAATAAAAAATCctaaaattaaagtaaaattaaGGGATCCTAACATTATAATAAAATCACAATACgataattcaagagaaataatCCATAACAACACATATGATCTCATAAAACTATcattattaactaattaattataaCATCAAGTGAAGAGCTTCATTTTCATTCACCAAAAATGAAGCTCCCTTCATCTATCAAATTCTAAGCACTCTAAAATAATAGCACAATTATTATCACATAATAAATGTGTAAGAAGatcaagaaaaatattaaaaaaaaatgaaaaatatataaactaaataaatttattataaattgtatataaatatatgaataattGTATAGATTCTATATAAGTGTGGTACatcttaaatatttaattatatataaatatatataattaattgtaataaaaattatatatatatatatatatatatatatatacctgaactttgagttttttaaaattttttcgtaatttttttaataaaaatacccttaatttttaatttttttacaattATACTTTATTGTCTAGTCCATCGATTTTGTCACACCAgcatgaaaaatattaaaaaaaaaatcctaaactttgttttttttttcaacaattgTATTTTAAACAAATATATCATGAAATTTAAACTTCACTACAATTAAAGCCACAGTTAATTATTCCATTTAATACTAACAGAGGTGTCATATTAGCACTTTTGATCCCCATATTGATGCTAATTAAACCtaatttacaataaaaaaaaatcatttccaaTAAAACTGACATCACTTCTACCAAGAACATTGAGGTTCATCTTCTAACTTTCTACTCACTCTACCATCATCGACCAGCGTGCTTATTCCTCCCTTATTATAGCAAAACATAGAACATCTCTCTTAACCATCCTTTATCACCTTAACAAGCTATCACCTCTGTGATGCTCACTTTTGCCAACCCAACTCTGCCCTTATGAACTCAACCTCACCATCAGCATCCCCTGTTAATAACTCAACCACACCCACCTTAACAACTCAAAAACAAGACCCACTAATTCATCaattagaatttattttattgtaaattggatttaattaattttaatttgagataTTAGAGGTGCTAACCTGACAACTCTGTTAGCATTTAATAGGATAACTAACGTGGGATACAATTGTAGTGAATTTCAAAGTATAgggtatatttaaaaaaaaatcatgatgaaattgtaaaaaaaatgtaaaatttgagatttttttgAACATTTTCACTTTAGAATTAACTGTAGAATAAACAGCAGGTGTAATTGCAAataaattcaaagtttaaaatatttttattaaaaaaggataaaattattaaaaaactcaaagttttttttttaattatccatGTATAAAAGAAAATACGTATATAAATAATGAGtacattatataatataataacacACTTATAATCAAAGTCCATAAAGTGATCTAAGATATTTAATCCATACTTATTAAAAGAACTTAGATAAATGAAAATTAGTGTTaggttttatataatttatagttataattattttatgtatacgTAGCAACATACATTACAATTTCAAATACAATCAttaaaatatatgtacaaatcaaTTCTTCAGTTTTATATGATTTcaatatcatttcaattcaattattagtaaaaaaaacataattaatatttaaaaaactcaatttaatttaattctacttttcaattttaattcaatatgatatattttttttaatttaattcgaaTCTCATAACCCTAGTACCAACAACTCTAAATTACTATTACATAGTGCATTGGTAATTAGCAGAGCTCAATAAAATTCAATACATCATGTTTCCAACCTTCTATCCTTCATGTTTCCAACCTTCTATCCTTGCTCCTTCCAAAATAACTAGATATGTACTtaacaatatttttaaatttataatttttcaaatttatttatcaAAAATATACATAATGAtctgaaaaaagaaaattaagaaaaaaaaattgcgtATCCTTGTTAGACAGAATCCAGAGTATGTAAACATGTAATTCATATTTATGTTTTAGTaaatatttttatgtattttaacataattatattaaaaggaaaaaaaaaagtgaagaatGAGAATTTTGATAAAAACAAGAattaggagaaaaaaaaaaaatctatgccCGTTAGGAAGATCAAAAAGTGAGGATAAAGATTCACCATAAGCCATAATTGAGATAGAGGATggctttttattaattttttttagcagAGGTACAATATGAATTCAGTAATGATTAGTAAACTACAGCAAAagataaactttttctttttttttttttttttaccataaaGTGAACAATTTTAAAATATGTAGTGAATAGATTTAAACGTGAGAGTAAGAGTCCACATATCTACTCTCTATAatttaaagaagaaaaaaaaattaattaaattatcctTTAATTGGCAAATCCAAAAAGATTTTTTTCTTAGCTCAACGTATAAAAATTATAATCTTTCGGGATTTCATATCAGTTATGAATGACGTGTGTAGGTAGTTTTAGCATgtcttaataaaattatcatgatTTTATCAAGTAACATATTCTGTTACTAAATACCTATATGCACGTGTTTacctttagagaaaaaaaaatcaaagtattCAAGAGGGTGAGTGAGCGCGTGCTTGAGCTTAACCCCCACACATAAGTCATGTACATGTGTCTGCTGTGTGAAGAGCTGGTTCTTCGGGATGACACATCAGTTGTGAATAGTATGTGTAGATAGTTTATATGAGTTAGCATGTCTTGGTAAAATTGTTACAATTTTATTAAAAGGTGTGTCCGGTCATTGAATTGCCTGTGTGTGTGTTTACAtctgaataaaaaaaaatatataaaaattataaaaatcttttatatttttatagtaaattttttaaaaaaataaaattgacttCTCATTTAAAGGAATGTATCTATCAAAAAAAAAAGAGggtacaaaatttttttttttaagtcaatATATAAAAAGCTTTTCAATAGTCAATATTCTTTTTAAGGTAAAATATTGTcaatgtaattaaaaaaaattcaataattaaatttatgaaaaatcaaTATAAACAAGTACATATAcatgtaaaattaatttaaaaaaaaaaaagtcaattcaACCCTATTTTTCTTAATGCAtacaataatttttcattattgtcTTGTTACCAATCCAAGTAAGAAATTTTAGTTAAAGCTTCAACTACAACTCACAACTTTCATCTCTCAAACGTGTCCGTGTTCTACaataaaaataacaatttataaactcaatttttttttaataatataaaagttaaaatcataattaaaagctctcttttatttttttttttaaaaaatccctAAAAATGGATATATCACATACAAGAGGGATCACATGATGATAACAAGCAAGCTTTACTACCCATAAGCCAAATTCAATGGGACTCTTAACGACTTACATTAATAATCATTTACAATCATCCACAAGGGCCCCACTTCACAACCACCCtttatatttttttactttttactgCTCACAGAAGGGTAAAATCGTAAACGTGAAGAAACCACAACAACAATTCAACGTCGTATCATTATCACTAATAAAACATTAAAAACTGCGTAGCAACAACATAAAACCTAGCTGGCAACCTACGTGTCACCCAGATCTTAAATCCAAATCACATGCAGTCCTGGACCCCACCCACCCTAACCGTGAGACGGCGCAGATTTGTTGGGTAGATGGTGGGTCCCCCTCAAAATTGTGAACCTTAGAGTTCACTCTCTCCTGGGCTTTTCCCTATTTATTCCGTTTCTTCACTTGTTCTTTTACTCACTTCTCTCTCTTGCCATATTTCTCTCCTGTAGAGAGAGGGAAATTGAATTTAACGAAAATGAAGCATCAAAAAGCTGCGATCTTTGTTTCTTTGATCTGCATTGTTATTGCCGGCGTCGGAGGCCAATCTCCGACTAATCCTCCGACTACCACCCCTGCTCCACCAACTACCACTACTCCTCCCCCAGCTTCAGCTCCTCCTCCAGTAACACAATCTCCACCTCCCGCTACTCCTCCCCCAGTTTCAACTCCACCACCGGCTACTCCCCCTCCTGTAAGCTCTCCACCACCTGCATCTCCTCCCCCTGCTACTCCACCTCCAGCCACTCCTCCACCAGCATCTCCTCCCCCAGCCACTCCTCCACCAGCATCTCCTCCTCCCGCTACTCCACCTCCAGCTTCTCCTCCACCGGCTACTCCACCACCAGCATCTCCTCCGCCTGCTACACCACCACCAGCAACTCCTCCTCCTGCTACACCACCACCGGCTCCTCTCGCTCCTTCACCTGCTCAGGTTCCAGCTCCTGCTCCAAGCAAGAAGAAGTTGAAGGCTCCAGCTCCATCTCCCTTGGCGCCGAGTCCACCAGCTCCACCCACGGGGGCTCCCGCACCCAGTTTGGGTTCAATCTCTCCAGGACCAGCTGGCACAGATGTGGTACGTATGCGTACTTCAATCGTCCTTTTTGTTATTCGTTAACTAATGGCTTATCTCTAAAATGCGCTTTTGTGTTCAATGCACACCTGATCTATGCCTTTCTTACCAGATCGCACATCCTCTTTATTTCACTTTCATTTTCCATATCACCACAGTTGATAGCACTTATAGTTAGGGATATGCGTAACGTAGACAAAACATATTGTCTTTTTCTAACGTTCGCCAAAGTAGTTTGTGTTCCCGCCTTGGGTTCTCGTTCGTGTTTTTCTATCATACCATGATAGCACCTGAATAGGAAGGAGTTCATGGATCTGATTCGTTGGAACTGAACGAGTCAATGTTTGACCTCATTAGATCCACTGGTGTGGAGAACGTGTTGTACCCGTCTGATCATAGGCGTGCTGTACCCTGCAAAgttcctttatttttatttttcttttccttccctgATGAAATAATCCAGAGGGATACTTCCACGCGACGGTAGAAATTGCTCCGTCAAATGCAAAGGACAGTCATAGTGTGAAAAACGGAGACATGGTGAAACGTGACAGGTGTCATTAAAAGAGAGGGAGCAAAGTAAGAAAGTTGGTAGTAGTATAGTAGTAGGACCACCCTAACCAGATAGTCCGGCGCAAAAATGCTTGCTGCCACTGCAATCTGCTAGTGGAATTGCATGATAGGCCAATAACAGTTGGTAGTAGTATAGGTGATTTGGGCCCAAAATTAACTCAGCCGAAGCCCAACTATTTCTGTTAATAATGCAGATAGGTAACTGTGTCTGTGGGCTTGGATGGGTGCAaaagaaaattataatattaattaaagttTTCAATTGTATGTGATGATTGAATTTTATGCTAAATCATGTTGCAAAATGTAATTGCAGAGTGGAGTAGAAAGGCTGTTGTCAATGCAGAAGATGGGCGGCATGTTGGTCTTTGGATGGAGTGTTTTCTGGTGGCTACTTTAGACTTATCTCTCagcttctttatttttttttttaaatttgaacaTGTTGTTACATTCTGGCTATATATATTATATAGTAGTGGCTGCCATTTTAGCCTCTGTTCGGTGATGAGATTACCTTTCATTGTCTGTATTTGATTTCGAGCTTATATATATACATTCGGTTGCATTCTTTGGGGACAGCTTTTGTATTTGGAGGGGAGGGATTGATGGAGAAGACTTGTTTTGTATCTGGGTTTGATCTCACGACTTACAGAGGTGAAGTTCACTGGTTGTCTTCCTGCTTATTGATCGATTattcttcatttcttttattttttttgtgcATTTTCAAGTATAACCTCATgtcttgcatttttttttttttttttttaactttgtcCCGTCTTTGGAATAAAACTAATAAAATGGGTATTTGATttaactacttatttttaattttttatttaaaatatattttttaatttttatatattttttaatttttaatttaaaaataaataattaattatttaataaaattaattaaaattagtttaaatatttaattaaaaactaattaaaagtaaatttattaaaatgaataaaaaaatttaattgagtgTTTTGATTGTtataatgaaaatattttttaaatattattaaaataatataatattttatttaattaaataaataagcgataaatatgaatatcttatttatgacttattttaaataatttttaatttataagttaaattaaataataatttacttatAAATGAATATATCTAATTTATAaaacaaacaaataaataaaaaaacctCTTAATGGTGTGAATATTTGAGTTTTGATTTAAATGATTTGCCTTGAATACTAGAAAATTGGATAGCTCTCGTAATAAAAAGGAAAACAAAATGCACAACTTGAGACTCCCTCGAATTGTGAATTTTGTTAACCATCCGCAGATAATTTTCCTACAATGAAAAATCTTTAGGCAAATGTGGTTCAAACTAGATGGGGATTCTATACCATCACAACtaattgaattattattatttttatatttaagtaaTTGTTTCTCTGatgaatttttgtaaattattattaCATTGTGACTTTAGTTTGCAATCACTTCTTGAGGAACTCAATGTTAGATAACCCACCAATTAGATCACAAAAGATCAACTGCCAAGACCCCAAAGACTTCATGAGAAGGTGAACTAACAATGGCCAAGCTGAATGAATCTTCAGCTATATAAAAACCCCAAATCACACTTTGCTTTCCTCATTCAAAAACATAACAACAAACTACTTCCTTTTTACAACACTTCAACTTAAAAGATGGCTTCTTTCAATTGCTTCATCATTTCTTTCTTCGTTGTTTTTTCATTTTCAAGCGCGGATATTGGCTTAGCAGCTCGCAATCTTTTGCAATTACCACCTTTGCCTTCAGTGCCCAATTTGTCAAAGTCCACATTGCCCCCATTGCCCACGATTCCAGCTCTCCCACAGCCCACATTGCCAATCTCACCAACTACACAACCTTCTTTGCCTAACCCCACTCTGCCTCCACTTCCAAGCTTGCCCACCATGCCTACTGCCCCAAAGGTAACCCTGCCTCCATTGCCAAGCTTCCCCTCAATCCCTGATATGCCAACTACAATTCCCTCCATACCATTCCTCTCCCCACCACCAGCTGGAAACTAAACCTCCATATTAAAGTTCACGATCTTACCTGCGTCTCTTATGAGTTGTTTGagccattaattttattttatttttatggttTTGCTCACCTGTTTGGGCATACCAGCTTCTcattgtttgattgtattgtatttACTATGTATGATTGCCGGTTTCACATTAATGGATGTACtgaattttagaaaatattttcatgagtTGTaacttaatatttttaaaattgactTGATTTTAACAGCGATCTATTTCTGTCACTGCCCGCGTATGCTGCTTATGCGTGTGTTCTATTTATCGACAAAAaagtttatattttaaattaatattattttaatttttttataatttattttcatatatatatatatatatatatatatatatatatatatatatatataatcagtgataaatttaaaatttaattataaatatattagatTTATGTtacttatatattatattaattaaatataattttattttttaaaatataaaaagtatAACCGATGAAATTTTAActctaattaaatttattttcaaataattaCATTTTTACCAAAATAATGTATACcttgatttaataaaatttataaaaataacaaaatttattATTGGAGGTATCATTTATTAGGATAAGTCATATCCATCATAAttgtttatttaataataaattatttcgaTGAGATTATTATAAAACAAATATTATAACAGGAACTTGCAATTTTCTTCTTTTCAATCATATTATTTAAGATGAAAgacataattaaataataattaaaatatataaaatctaaAACAATAAAGATAAAAGTTTTTAACCATGCAAATACTTCGGATGTAATATAACATTACCTTaataatagataaaaaaaataatattactaaAAAAATCACACATACATGTATGTTTATGCAAGAAAAAGTTTTGAAATAATCATTAACCCATTGTTTAGTATGTAGAAttttacataaattaaattaaattaaattaaattatttttttattaatttttatatgtagaatgaaaaatttttaattttaaaaaataaaatttatatacaattgtatgagaattcttttaatgtaaattttttattCCAAATATAATCCCACAATTAAACTAAATATTAGTCTATGGAGTGATGAAGGCATAACACCCATGAATGGGCTTAGAATCCATAATGTCTAGACCCAAATAACGAATGCTTGGAGCTTCTGGTGACTAAGGCC is a window encoding:
- the LOC110647411 gene encoding classical arabinogalactan protein 9, whose product is MKHQKAAIFVSLICIVIAGVGGQSPTNPPTTTPAPPTTTTPPPASAPPPVTQSPPPATPPPVSTPPPATPPPVSSPPPASPPPATPPPATPPPASPPPATPPPASPPPATPPPASPPPATPPPASPPPATPPPATPPPATPPPAPLAPSPAQVPAPAPSKKKLKAPAPSPLAPSPPAPPTGAPAPSLGSISPGPAGTDVSGVERLLSMQKMGGMLVFGWSVFWWLL
- the LOC110647408 gene encoding uncharacterized protein LOC110647408 — encoded protein: MRSWYAQTAGGGERNGMEGIVVGISGIEGKLGNGGRVTFGAVGMVGKLGSGGRVGLGKEGCVVGEIGNVGCGRAGIVGNGGNVDFDKLGTEGKGGNCKRLRAAKPISALENEKTTKKEMMKQLKEAIF